A stretch of the Campylobacter concisus genome encodes the following:
- a CDS encoding 2-oxoacid:acceptor oxidoreductase family protein has translation MKSQLRFVGVGGQGVILAGEILSAAKIKAGGYGVKASTYTSQVRGGPTKVDIILDEKEILYPYANEGEIDFMLATAQISYNAFKSGVKEGGAIVVEPNLVKVSDEDKKRWKIYEIPIISIAKDEVGNVITQSVVALGVAVAMSKCMDENLVREEMLASVPEKVKEANAKAYELGLKYAKELLE, from the coding sequence ATGAAGTCACAACTAAGATTTGTCGGCGTTGGCGGACAGGGCGTCATACTAGCAGGCGAGATCCTCTCAGCTGCCAAGATAAAAGCTGGCGGATACGGTGTGAAGGCCTCTACCTACACATCTCAGGTGCGTGGCGGCCCAACGAAGGTCGATATCATACTTGACGAGAAAGAAATTTTATATCCTTATGCAAACGAGGGCGAGATAGACTTTATGCTTGCTACTGCACAGATAAGCTATAACGCCTTTAAAAGCGGTGTGAAAGAGGGCGGTGCGATCGTTGTCGAGCCAAATTTGGTAAAAGTGAGCGATGAAGACAAAAAGCGCTGGAAAATTTATGAAATCCCTATCATCTCTATCGCAAAAGACGAGGTCGGAAATGTCATCACACAAAGCGTCGTGGCCCTTGGTGTGGCTGTGGCTATGAGCAAGTGCATGGATGAAAATTTAGTGCGTGAAGAGATGCTAGCAAGCGTGCCTGAGAAAGTCAAAGAGGCAAATGCCAAAGCTTACGAGCTAGGTCTAAAATACGCAAAAGAGCTTTTAGAATAA
- a CDS encoding TonB-dependent receptor plug domain-containing protein yields the protein MSYKISVATCAALLMCSGFLSQVFAVQTTKLEGIEVNSVGDNISESGIDEGILSKRVAAGPLADKKVLDMPYQVNTISKEVLDNQGVQGFEDAVRYFPSASIQYRGGGDVGRPQTRGFQGSVVGNVLWDGFYSTSTTAIPMAMFESLQIQNGLAGSLYGGATPSGYFLYSRKRPVPLQNIIWTDYSSRSNLGLGLDTSNKFEKVGYRGVFYYSGGEKNAKDSKFFSSFSLTWT from the coding sequence TTGAGTTACAAAATCTCGGTTGCAACATGTGCTGCACTTTTGATGTGCAGTGGTTTTTTAAGTCAAGTTTTTGCTGTGCAAACGACAAAACTTGAGGGTATCGAAGTAAATTCAGTTGGTGACAACATCAGCGAGAGTGGTATCGATGAGGGAATTTTAAGCAAAAGAGTAGCCGCTGGTCCTTTGGCTGACAAAAAAGTTTTAGATATGCCTTATCAAGTAAATACGATCTCAAAAGAGGTTCTTGATAACCAAGGCGTTCAAGGTTTTGAAGATGCAGTTAGGTACTTTCCTTCAGCTTCTATTCAATATCGTGGCGGTGGCGATGTTGGTCGTCCGCAAACTCGCGGTTTTCAAGGTTCAGTCGTAGGTAACGTCCTTTGGGACGGCTTTTACTCTACATCAACCACAGCTATACCTATGGCGATGTTTGAGAGCTTACAAATCCAAAACGGACTTGCTGGCTCGCTTTATGGTGGTGCCACGCCTTCTGGATATTTCCTCTACTCTCGTAAGCGCCCAGTCCCGCTTCAAAATATCATCTGGACTGATTACAGCTCAAGGTCAAATTTGGGCTTAGGTCTTGATACTTCAAATAAATTTGAAAAAGTCGGATATAGAGGTGTCTTTTACTATTCAGGCGGTGAAAAGAATGCCAAAGATAGTAAATTTTTCTCGTCGTTTAGCCTCACTTGGACTTGA
- a CDS encoding 2-oxoglutarate synthase subunit alpha, producing MRELVSTGNALVARAAVECGCNFFGGYPITPSSEIAHELSVLLPKHGGTFIQMEDEIAGISVSLGASASGAKAMTASSGPGISLKAEQIGLGFIAEIPLVIVNVMRGGPSTGLPTRVAQGDILQAKNPTHGDVNMIVLAPSSLEECYTQTVRAFNLAARFMTPVMLLLDETIGHMQARVRLPEISELEIYKRREFSGEPKEYKPYEAAPDEPATLNPFFKGYHYHITGLHHGATGFPTEDGKIVEYSMNRLFNKINLHTDECEKYEEFMLNDAEICIIAFGSVALSAKQAILNLREKGLKVGLFKPLTLFPAPTKKLKEISNKFKKILVCELNLGQYSGEISKITLRDDFAKLLKANGRPISPSEIEAKIGEIYGF from the coding sequence ATGAGAGAGCTAGTATCAACTGGAAACGCCCTAGTAGCAAGGGCTGCGGTCGAGTGTGGCTGTAACTTCTTTGGCGGATATCCTATCACTCCAAGTAGCGAGATCGCCCACGAGCTAAGTGTGCTTTTGCCAAAACATGGCGGCACATTTATACAAATGGAAGATGAGATAGCTGGAATTTCAGTTTCTCTTGGCGCAAGTGCGAGTGGCGCTAAGGCGATGACTGCAAGTTCTGGTCCAGGAATTTCACTAAAGGCTGAGCAAATAGGCCTTGGCTTTATCGCAGAGATACCGCTCGTCATAGTAAATGTCATGCGCGGTGGCCCTTCAACTGGCCTACCAACCCGCGTCGCACAAGGCGATATCTTGCAGGCTAAAAACCCAACTCACGGCGATGTAAATATGATTGTTTTGGCCCCTAGCAGTCTAGAGGAGTGCTATACGCAGACTGTGCGTGCGTTTAACCTTGCAGCTAGGTTTATGACGCCAGTTATGCTGCTACTTGATGAGACGATAGGCCATATGCAAGCAAGGGTGCGTTTGCCAGAGATTAGCGAGCTAGAAATTTATAAAAGAAGAGAATTTAGTGGCGAGCCAAAAGAGTATAAACCTTACGAGGCCGCACCAGATGAGCCAGCCACGCTAAATCCTTTCTTTAAAGGCTATCACTACCATATAACAGGGCTTCATCACGGAGCTACTGGCTTTCCAACAGAAGATGGAAAGATCGTTGAATACTCGATGAATAGGCTATTTAATAAGATAAATTTACACACTGATGAGTGCGAGAAATATGAAGAATTTATGCTTAACGACGCAGAAATTTGTATCATCGCCTTTGGTAGTGTGGCGCTTTCAGCCAAGCAAGCGATATTAAATTTACGTGAAAAAGGGCTAAAAGTAGGGCTATTTAAGCCACTCACACTTTTTCCAGCTCCAACTAAAAAGCTAAAAGAGATATCAAATAAATTTAAGAAAATTTTAGTCTGCGAGCTAAATTTAGGTCAGTATAGTGGCGAAATTTCAAAGATCACCTTAAGAGATGACTTTGCAAAACTGCTAAAAGCAAATGGTAGGCCGATAAGCCCAAGCGAGATCGAGGCGAAAATAGGAGAAATTTATGGCTTTTAA
- a CDS encoding NADP-dependent isocitrate dehydrogenase: MSDIIWTKTDEAPLFASYSLFPIVKSFLSRADISITRADISLAGRILSLFSKELGLNKADELELLGELTSHKEANIIKLPNISATLVQLKAAIEELRSKGINVPFYPDEIITDYDEEVAKKYQKVLGSAVNPVLRQGNSDRRVLSPVKEFAKKHPHSNGDWDKANKTKICYMQKGDFYENERSIIASKDEKFYVNFISKEGKKELLKELTVQSGEIVDATYLSVDELDKFYESCFEEAKKENLTLSLHLKCTMMKVSDPVIFAHAIKSYFKDVFELFGNEFKTHGVEAKNGLKDMFSKISQLKNKDEILAKFDEILSKKAKIWALNENASNFDVPNDVIIDASVPALIRNSGKVKDRSGELNFSLCMIPDRTYARAYEACVADFKEHGALDVSKIGSVANVGLMAKKAEEYGSHDKTFIAKEDGEFVVFDEAGENVFKFSVKSGDIFRMTQAKDDAINAWFELALKRGEISKDELIFWLDSSRAHDRNLIAKFERFKEKFANAGVKFEILNYEQATTKTLEAIRAGKNVISVTGNVLRDYLTDLFPIFELGGSSKMLSVVPLLAGGAMFETGAGGTAPTLVKELKEKNHLLWDSLGEFLALSASLEHLAFAKQKKEAKELSDALNRAVASYLDENKTPNATLDTRESHFYLALFWAREMAKSGGILSENFENLADELEKNGSEILKEIRQDDGASVEFGGYYLPDEVRANEVMRPSKILNQIIG, translated from the coding sequence ATGAGTGACATTATCTGGACAAAAACTGACGAGGCACCGCTTTTTGCAAGCTACTCTCTCTTTCCTATCGTAAAGAGCTTTTTGTCACGTGCTGACATTAGCATAACTAGGGCCGATATTAGCCTAGCTGGGAGAATTTTATCTCTTTTTAGCAAAGAGCTTGGACTAAATAAGGCCGATGAGCTAGAACTTTTAGGCGAGCTTACCAGTCATAAAGAAGCAAATATCATAAAACTGCCAAACATCTCAGCTACGCTCGTTCAGCTAAAAGCAGCGATAGAGGAGCTAAGAAGTAAGGGCATAAATGTGCCTTTTTATCCAGATGAAATCATCACAGACTACGACGAAGAGGTTGCTAAAAAATACCAAAAAGTGCTAGGAAGTGCAGTAAATCCAGTGCTAAGACAAGGAAACTCAGATAGAAGAGTCTTATCACCTGTTAAAGAATTTGCCAAAAAACATCCGCATAGCAACGGTGACTGGGACAAGGCAAATAAGACAAAAATTTGCTACATGCAAAAGGGTGATTTTTATGAGAATGAGCGCTCAATAATCGCTAGCAAAGATGAGAAATTTTATGTAAATTTCATAAGTAAAGAGGGTAAAAAAGAGCTTTTAAAAGAGCTTACCGTTCAAAGCGGTGAGATTGTAGATGCAACATATTTAAGCGTAGATGAGCTAGATAAATTTTATGAAAGCTGTTTTGAAGAGGCAAAAAAAGAGAATTTGACCTTGAGCCTGCACCTAAAATGCACGATGATGAAGGTTAGCGATCCAGTCATCTTTGCTCATGCGATAAAGAGCTATTTTAAAGATGTTTTTGAGCTGTTTGGCAATGAGTTTAAAACTCACGGCGTTGAGGCAAAAAATGGCTTAAAAGATATGTTTTCTAAAATTTCACAGCTTAAAAATAAAGATGAAATTTTGGCTAAATTTGATGAAATTTTGAGCAAAAAGGCAAAAATTTGGGCACTAAATGAAAATGCTAGCAACTTCGACGTGCCAAATGACGTCATCATCGATGCCTCTGTGCCAGCGCTTATTAGAAACTCAGGGAAAGTAAAAGATAGAAGCGGCGAGCTAAATTTCTCGCTTTGCATGATCCCAGATAGGACCTATGCTAGGGCTTATGAGGCCTGCGTGGCGGACTTTAAGGAGCATGGCGCGCTTGATGTGAGCAAGATCGGCAGCGTAGCAAACGTGGGACTAATGGCTAAAAAGGCCGAGGAGTACGGCAGCCACGATAAGACCTTTATTGCAAAAGAGGATGGAGAATTTGTAGTTTTTGATGAGGCTGGCGAGAATGTCTTTAAATTTAGCGTCAAAAGTGGCGATATTTTTAGGATGACGCAGGCAAAAGACGATGCGATAAATGCGTGGTTTGAGCTTGCTTTAAAAAGAGGCGAAATCTCAAAAGATGAGCTTATATTTTGGCTAGATAGCAGCCGTGCACATGATAGAAATTTGATAGCTAAATTTGAAAGATTTAAAGAGAAATTTGCTAACGCTGGCGTAAAATTTGAAATTTTAAACTACGAGCAAGCGACTACAAAAACGCTTGAGGCAATAAGAGCTGGCAAAAACGTTATAAGCGTAACTGGTAACGTTTTAAGAGATTATTTAACCGATCTTTTTCCGATCTTTGAGCTAGGTGGCAGCTCAAAAATGCTCTCAGTTGTGCCGCTACTTGCTGGTGGAGCGATGTTTGAAACAGGTGCTGGCGGAACGGCCCCAACGCTTGTAAAAGAGCTAAAAGAGAAAAACCATCTACTTTGGGATAGCTTAGGCGAGTTTTTAGCGCTTAGTGCTTCGCTTGAACATCTAGCATTTGCTAAGCAAAAAAAAGAGGCAAAAGAGCTAAGTGATGCGCTAAATAGAGCGGTTGCTAGCTATCTAGATGAAAACAAAACGCCAAATGCCACTCTTGATACCAGGGAGTCACACTTCTATCTAGCGCTATTTTGGGCAAGAGAGATGGCAAAAAGTGGCGGAATTTTAAGTGAAAATTTTGAAAATTTAGCAGACGAGCTAGAAAAAAATGGGAGCGAAATTTTAAAAGAGATAAGACAAGATGATGGTGCAAGCGTGGAATTTGGCGGATATTATTTGCCAGATGAAGTGAGGGCAAATGAGGTCATGAGACCAAGTAAAATTTTAAATCAAATAATAGGATGA
- a CDS encoding lactate/malate family dehydrogenase, translating into MKISIVGAGNVGASIAYALCMREVCDEIALVDIFGDVARAKAIDLAQSSCVFNAKTTVCGGDDFMLIEGSDIVVVTAGSPRKEGQTREDLLLKNAVVVKQTAQNIAKFAPNAVIIVVTNPLDVMVWTAHKFSGFSKNKVIGMAGELDGARCRYELALLKDKDAKELKTKIIGAHNDEMIVSASNISESLNENELAILKKETSTGGAKIVKLLGTSAYYAPAAAVVKMCEAIMGKSDEILSASVLLDDELSCGRLVRLGREGLKEILELNINESEQEQLSKSEADIRKNIKFLKENLD; encoded by the coding sequence ATGAAAATAAGTATAGTTGGAGCTGGAAACGTCGGTGCGAGCATAGCATATGCGCTTTGTATGAGAGAAGTTTGCGATGAGATCGCGCTTGTGGATATATTTGGTGACGTGGCACGTGCAAAAGCGATCGATCTAGCGCAGTCAAGCTGCGTTTTTAATGCTAAAACTACCGTTTGCGGTGGCGATGACTTTATGCTAATAGAGGGCAGTGATATCGTAGTGGTAACTGCTGGAAGCCCAAGAAAAGAGGGTCAAACAAGAGAGGACTTGCTCCTTAAAAACGCCGTAGTCGTAAAACAAACAGCTCAAAATATCGCAAAATTTGCACCAAATGCGGTGATAATAGTTGTGACAAATCCGCTTGATGTGATGGTCTGGACGGCTCATAAATTTAGTGGTTTTAGTAAAAATAAAGTGATCGGCATGGCTGGTGAGCTTGATGGCGCAAGATGCAGATATGAGCTAGCGCTTCTAAAAGATAAAGATGCAAAAGAGCTAAAGACAAAGATAATTGGTGCTCACAACGACGAGATGATCGTATCTGCTAGCAACATTAGCGAAAGCTTAAACGAAAATGAGTTGGCAATTCTTAAAAAAGAGACAAGCACAGGTGGCGCAAAGATCGTTAAGCTTCTTGGCACTTCAGCTTACTACGCACCAGCGGCTGCAGTTGTGAAAATGTGTGAAGCGATCATGGGCAAGAGTGATGAAATTTTAAGTGCTAGCGTGCTTCTTGATGATGAGCTAAGTTGCGGCAGGCTAGTAAGGCTTGGACGTGAGGGCTTAAAAGAAATTTTAGAGCTAAATATAAATGAAAGCGAGCAAGAGCAGCTAAGTAAAAGCGAAGCTGATATTAGAAAAAACATTAAATTTTTAAAAGAAAATTTGGATTAG
- a CDS encoding 2-oxoglutarate ferredoxin oxidoreductase subunit beta encodes MAFNYDKYLRTDKMPTLWCWGCGDGVILKALIRAIDTMGWDMNDVCVVSGIGCSGRFSGYLDCNTIHTTHGRAVAYATGVKMANPEKHVIVVTGDGDGLAIGGNHTIHGCRRNIGLNHILINNFIYALTNSQTSPTTPKGMWTVTAQYGNIDPSFDACKLATAAGASFVARGSVIEPEKLTKLFVEGFSHDGYSFFDVFSNCHINLGRKNKMGEAVKNLEWIKGRTTSKVKFDMLDGEEKKGIFPLGVLHKDEEKIEYTKAYDMVRRAAMSNEAINFEELA; translated from the coding sequence ATGGCTTTTAATTATGATAAATATTTACGAACAGATAAAATGCCTACTCTTTGGTGCTGGGGCTGTGGCGACGGCGTCATACTAAAAGCGCTTATCCGCGCTATCGATACCATGGGCTGGGATATGAACGACGTTTGCGTGGTCTCAGGCATAGGCTGCTCTGGCCGCTTTAGCGGATATCTTGACTGCAATACCATCCACACAACTCACGGTAGAGCCGTAGCATATGCTACTGGCGTAAAGATGGCAAACCCAGAGAAGCACGTCATCGTAGTAACTGGCGACGGCGACGGACTAGCGATCGGAGGCAACCACACGATACATGGATGCCGCCGAAATATCGGGCTAAATCATATATTAATCAACAACTTCATCTATGCGCTAACCAACTCGCAAACCAGCCCAACCACTCCAAAGGGCATGTGGACGGTCACAGCGCAATACGGCAACATCGATCCTAGCTTTGACGCCTGTAAGCTCGCAACTGCCGCAGGAGCTAGCTTTGTCGCGCGTGGAAGCGTCATCGAGCCAGAGAAGCTTACAAAGCTCTTTGTAGAGGGCTTTAGCCACGATGGATACAGCTTTTTTGATGTATTTTCAAACTGCCACATAAATTTAGGCCGCAAGAACAAAATGGGCGAGGCGGTGAAAAATTTAGAGTGGATAAAGGGTCGCACGACTAGCAAGGTCAAATTTGACATGCTAGATGGCGAAGAAAAAAAGGGCATTTTCCCACTTGGCGTGCTTCACAAAGATGAAGAAAAGATCGAATACACCAAGGCTTACGACATGGTAAGAAGGGCTGCAATGAGCAATGAAGCGATAAATTTTGAGGAGCTAGCATGA
- a CDS encoding 4Fe-4S dicluster domain-containing protein, which yields MIIKENVPVWVDESRCKACDVCVSYCPAGVLAMRLEPKAVLGKMIEVVYADSCIGCRDCELHCPDFAIYVAEKGFKFAKLTAESKERAAAVKANKFAKLGESA from the coding sequence ATGATAATAAAAGAAAATGTACCTGTTTGGGTCGATGAGAGCAGGTGTAAAGCCTGTGATGTCTGTGTGAGCTACTGCCCAGCAGGCGTGCTAGCGATGAGGCTTGAGCCAAAGGCGGTGCTTGGTAAGATGATAGAGGTCGTCTATGCTGACTCATGTATAGGCTGTCGCGACTGTGAGCTTCACTGTCCTGATTTTGCCATTTATGTGGCTGAAAAAGGCTTTAAATTTGCAAAACTAACTGCTGAGAGCAAAGAGCGAGCTGCGGCCGTAAAGGCAAATAAATTTGCAAAGCTTGGAGAGAGCGCATGA
- the mltG gene encoding endolytic transglycosylase MltG codes for MIKNFMKKPYLDIFFDIVAIIFLSIFVYLARPINTSKVVFIPKGSVGEIISYLANRNFNLSVIDKYAILFIGSPQSGWIEIGQDKISRVDFLKKLAKSKAALTEITLIPGETTIVFLNQIAAQLGLDPIKLNSEYNALAPVSDGFLMPNTYKIPIGISERHLAFYLVNSSKKAQSEISNKIFGEYNEKKWFKILTIASIIQKEAANEAEMPLVASVIYNRLNKGMRLQMDGTLNYGIYSHDVITAERIRSDMSEFNTYLNDGIPPSPVCSVSISAIKAAINPAKSDYLYFVLDKKAKKHIFSKTLSEHNQNIGK; via the coding sequence ATGATAAAAAATTTTATGAAAAAGCCATATTTAGACATTTTTTTTGATATCGTAGCCATCATTTTCCTAAGTATTTTTGTCTATTTGGCACGCCCTATAAACACAAGCAAGGTCGTTTTTATACCAAAGGGAAGTGTGGGCGAGATTATATCTTATTTAGCTAATCGCAACTTTAACTTAAGCGTGATAGACAAATACGCCATACTTTTTATCGGCTCTCCACAATCTGGCTGGATAGAGATTGGCCAAGATAAAATTTCAAGGGTTGATTTTTTAAAAAAACTTGCAAAATCAAAAGCAGCTTTAACTGAGATAACGCTAATACCAGGCGAAACGACTATCGTTTTTTTAAACCAGATCGCCGCCCAGCTAGGACTTGATCCCATTAAGCTAAATAGCGAATATAACGCTCTTGCTCCAGTGAGTGATGGCTTTTTGATGCCAAATACATATAAAATTCCAATAGGCATCAGCGAAAGGCACCTTGCTTTTTATCTTGTAAATTCATCAAAAAAGGCTCAAAGCGAGATCAGCAATAAAATTTTTGGCGAATACAACGAGAAAAAATGGTTTAAAATTTTAACGATCGCTTCGATCATCCAAAAAGAAGCGGCAAATGAAGCTGAGATGCCACTAGTTGCTTCAGTTATATATAACCGCCTAAATAAAGGCATGAGGCTGCAAATGGACGGCACATTAAACTATGGAATTTATTCACACGATGTGATCACGGCTGAGCGCATAAGAAGTGATATGAGCGAGTTTAATACCTATCTAAACGACGGTATTCCGCCAAGTCCAGTCTGCTCGGTCTCGATAAGTGCGATCAAGGCGGCGATAAACCCTGCAAAGAGCGATTATTTATACTTTGTGCTTGACAAAAAGGCGAAAAAACACATTTTTTCAAAAACCTTAAGCGAGCACAACCAAAATATAGGAAAATAG